The genomic DNA CGCCGTCGTAACGTCGTTGCAGCTCAAGCTGTTCGGCACGCGGATCGACGAGGCGATGGGGCGCGGCTCGGCGATCCTCGCCGGGCCCGATGGGGTGCAGAAGAGCATCGCGGTAGGAGAAGAGATCATTCCCGGTGTGGTGTTGAAGGAAGTCGCATTCGATCACGTGTCGATCGAGCGCGGCGGCGTGCGTGAGGATCTGTTCCTCGATCAATCCGGCGGCGCAGCGACGCCCACCACCCCCGGCGCGACCGGCGATGCGGTGGCCGTTCCGACCGGCGCCATGGCCGGGATCACCGCGGCACAGTTCCAAACCGAGATCGGCTTCGTCCCCCGCATCGAAGCCGGGCGCATCAGCGGCCTCGTCGTGCGCCCCGAAGGTTCGGGCACGGCGTTCCGCACCGCCGGCCTGCGCGAAGGCGATATCGTCACCGCGATCGGCGGCCGCCCGGTGCAGGGCCCCGCCGATATCGAGCGCCTCGCCACGCAATATGCCACCGGCGGCACGATCGCGCTGACGGTCGATCGCGGAGGCCAGTCGCTGCCACTCAGCGTGCAGGTCGCAGGCCAATGAGACGCTTGCTTCTCGCACCGGCGCTAGCGCTGGTCCTCGCCGCGCAGGCGCATGCGCAGACGACGCTCAACGTCCGCGATGCTGATATCCGCGCGTTCATCGCCGATGCCGCCAAGGTCACCGGGCGTACCTTCATCATCGACAGCCGCGTGCAGGGCAAGGTGACGGTCGTCACCGATCGCCCGCTCAGCCGCTCCGAATATTTCGAGGTGTTCCTCTCGACGCTGCGCGCCAACGGCCTCGTCACGATCCCCACCGCGAACGGCGCATTGCGCGTCCAGCCGATCGAGAATGCCGCCGCGCAGCCCGGCCGCGTCGGCACCGCCGGGGCCGCGCGCAACTCGTTCGTCACCGAAATCGTCCGCCTGCGCGCGATCGACGCGCAGTCCGCGGTCGATACCGTCCGGCCGCTCGTCTCGGCGCAAGGCTCGGTCAGCGCCAATCGCGCCGGCGGTTCGATCGTCATCGCCGATTTCGCCGATAACGTCCGCCGCGTGCGCGAAGTGCTGCGCCGGATCGATACCGACAACAATTCGACCCGCGTAGTCGCGCTAAAGAACGCCGGCGCGCGCGACATCGCCACCGCGCTCACCGGGCTGATCGGCACGCCGGGGCAGGGGCAGACCCAGTCGACCAGTGTCGTCGCGGTCGAAGCCGCCAATTCGATCGCGCTGCGCGGCGATCCCTCCACCGTCGCGCGACTGGCGCAAGTCGCGCTCGATCTCGATCAAAAGGCCAAGAGCGGCACCGAGATCCGCGTCGTCTTCCTCGATCACGCTGATGCCGCGCAATTGCTGCCGGTGCTCCAGCAGCTTGTCGGCCAGACCCCCGATTCGGTCCCGCAGAACACGCTCAGCGCGTCGAACTTCGGCGCCACCACGAACGGCGCGGGCGGCAGCGGCCAGCCGAGCGCCAGCAGCGGCGGCAACCAGACTCAGTCGCAAAGCGCCCCCGGCGGCGGTGCGAGCGGGCAGGCGCCAGTGACGGCGCAAGGGGGCAGGGCGCCCGCCGTCGTCACGCGCTTCGTCGGCGCGAACGCAATCGTCATCGCTGCGCCGGCCGATATCCAGCGCCAGCTCGCCGAAGTCGTCCGCCAGCTCGATACGCGCCGCGAACAGGTGCTCGTCGAAGCGATCGTCGCCGAAGTGTCGGACGTCACCGCCAGCCGCCTGGGCTTCCAGTTCCTCCTCGGCAGCCTCTCGGGCGGTGCGTTCGGCGCGACCAGCTTCTCGAACTCCGCGCCAAATCTGCTCACCATCGCCGGTGCGATCGGCGCGCGCTCGATCGGCGGCACCACCACCACCGTCGTCGGCGCAGACGGCACGCAGACGACCACCAACACCGGCAACACCGCCAGCGACACGCTCGCGCAACAGGCGATCAACTCGATCCTCGGCGCGAGCGGCGGCTTCGGCGGCTTCGGCGGCACCATTGGTGGCGACACGATCTTCGGCTCGATCATCAACGCGGTGAAGAGCGACACCACCTCGAACCTGCTTCAGGCGCCGAGCCTCATCACCCTGGACAATCAGCAGGCACGCATCCTCGTCGGGCAGGAGATCCCGATCACCACCGGCCAGGCGCTCAGCCAGAATTTCGACAACGCCTTCCGCACCGTCCAGCGCGAGAATGTCGGCATCCAACTCGAGGTCCGCCCGCAGGTCAATTCGTCGGGTTCTATCAAGCTCTTCCTCCACCAGCAGGTCAGCTCGATCGCCGGCCCGGTCAGCGACGACAATTCGGATCTGATCCTCAACAAGCGCGAGGTGGAAACCACGCTCACCGTCGACGATGGCCAGATCGCGATCATCGGCGGGCTGCTCAGCGACGATGAGCGCCGCACGCTCGAAAAGCTGCCGTTCCTCGGCGACATCCCTGTGCTCGGCAATCTCTTCCGCTCGAAGGCGAAGCAGCGCACCAAGACCAACCTCATGGTCTTCATCCGCCCGACGATCCTGCGCTCGCCCGCGGACAATCGCCGCGTCACCGAGCAGCGCTACGGCTACCTCCG from Sphingomonas radiodurans includes the following:
- a CDS encoding type II secretion system protein N, with the translated sequence MRLSFDARARALLRRIPVVNVYSLAELLLLGVLAVQCARLVWTVLTPVSPLGEWRPAGVTLPAAPGEVLRGFDPFYRISGVQTGPAVVTSLQLKLFGTRIDEAMGRGSAILAGPDGVQKSIAVGEEIIPGVVLKEVAFDHVSIERGGVREDLFLDQSGGAATPTTPGATGDAVAVPTGAMAGITAAQFQTEIGFVPRIEAGRISGLVVRPEGSGTAFRTAGLREGDIVTAIGGRPVQGPADIERLATQYATGGTIALTVDRGGQSLPLSVQVAGQ
- the gspD gene encoding type II secretion system secretin GspD — its product is MRRLLLAPALALVLAAQAHAQTTLNVRDADIRAFIADAAKVTGRTFIIDSRVQGKVTVVTDRPLSRSEYFEVFLSTLRANGLVTIPTANGALRVQPIENAAAQPGRVGTAGAARNSFVTEIVRLRAIDAQSAVDTVRPLVSAQGSVSANRAGGSIVIADFADNVRRVREVLRRIDTDNNSTRVVALKNAGARDIATALTGLIGTPGQGQTQSTSVVAVEAANSIALRGDPSTVARLAQVALDLDQKAKSGTEIRVVFLDHADAAQLLPVLQQLVGQTPDSVPQNTLSASNFGATTNGAGGSGQPSASSGGNQTQSQSAPGGGASGQAPVTAQGGRAPAVVTRFVGANAIVIAAPADIQRQLAEVVRQLDTRREQVLVEAIVAEVSDVTASRLGFQFLLGSLSGGAFGATSFSNSAPNLLTIAGAIGARSIGGTTTTVVGADGTQTTTNTGNTASDTLAQQAINSILGASGGFGGFGGTIGGDTIFGSIINAVKSDTTSNLLQAPSLITLDNQQARILVGQEIPITTGQALSQNFDNAFRTVQRENVGIQLEVRPQVNSSGSIKLFLHQQVSSIAGPVSDDNSDLILNKREVETTLTVDDGQIAIIGGLLSDDERRTLEKLPFLGDIPVLGNLFRSKAKQRTKTNLMVFIRPTILRSPADNRRVTEQRYGYLRLQQGQHDPGREPSIDELIRDYMGAAAPIPSSPIPGNIEDPRVNVPVQRNSTVKIKRRDQ